From one Odontesthes bonariensis isolate fOdoBon6 chromosome 14, fOdoBon6.hap1, whole genome shotgun sequence genomic stretch:
- the hhatla gene encoding hedgehog acyltransferase like, a isoform X2, with the protein MGIKAALPRYELYLYSAVLAGALIWAGSWIFEASSENVNRKAFKESVKPGWYYFGRKMDVADFEWVMWFSTFRNHVLFALTGHVIFAKIFTLLAPKHRSLIFALYGGLAVLITMGWTFMALVLSHCIILYSVALVKKKWMCLAAGLGTLASIKLEPYNSWQETLVTGSFDLQDILFYGGCGFSIMRCMSFAFENCDRKEGNYTFSDLLRYNFYLPFFFFGPVMTFDCYHVQANNTQLIRKEREMWNITTKALLHLGVILVVDVFFHYLYILTIPSDMKLVTKLPDFCLAGLAYSNLVYDWVKAAVMFGVINTVATLDHLDPPQPPKCITMLYVFSETHFDRGINDWLCKYVYDYIGGDHEQIFKELLATTCTFAVTTLWLGPCELVYIWSFFNCFGLNFELWVAKFFSFPPFSIMERGMGEAMSRRIRGVFNAANFWAIILYNVLSLNSLEFAKLVGRRLIFKGFPLSTVSVLLVTYCGVQLVKERERQQALLDDPEPVKPVDGGKDKEE; encoded by the exons ATGGGGATCAAGGCTGCTCTCCCCAGATATGAGCTGTATCTCTACTCTGCGGTACTTGCAGGGGCATTGATATGGGCAGGCAGTTGGATATTTGAAGCTTCAAGTG AGAACGTAAATAGAAAGGCCTTCAAAGAAAGTGTGAAACCAGGATGGTATTACTTCGGCAGGAAAATG GATGTTGCAGACTTCGAGTGGGTGATGTGGTTCTCTACATTCCGCAATCATGTCCTTTTTGCTCTCACCGGTCATGTGATCTTTGCCAAGATATTTACCCTGTTAGCTCCGAAG CACAGATCCTTGATCTTTGCCTTGTATGGTGGTTTGGCAGTCCTGATCACAATGGGCTGGACCTTCATGGCTCTGGTTCTATCTCACTGCATCATACTATATAGCGTTGCTCTGGTGAAGAAGAAATGGATGTGCTTAGCCGCAGGTCTGGGCACGCTGGCCTCCATCAAGCTGGAGCCCTATAACTCCTGGCAG GAGACCTTGGTGACTGGTTCTTTCGACCTGCAAGACATCTTGTTCTACGGAGGCTGTGGCTTCAGCATCATGCGCTGTATGAGTTTTGCTTTTGAGAACTGTGACAGGAAGGAGGGCAATTACACTTTTTCTGACCTGCTGAGATACAACTTCTACCTCCCATTCTTCTTTTTTGGACCTGTGATGACTTTCGACTGCTATCATGTCCAG GCAAACAACACTCAGCTAATCCGCAAGGAGAGGGAGATGTGGAACATCACCACCAAGGCCTTGTTGCACCTGGGAGTTATTCTGGTGGTGGATGTCTTCTTCCACTATCTTTACATCTTGACAATACCCAGTGACATGAAACTGGTTACCAAGCTCCCTGACTTTTGTCTAG CTGGACTGGCGTATTCCAACTTAGTGTATGACTGGGTGAAAGCAGCTGTAATGTTTGGTGTCATCAACACTGTGGCTACACTCGACCACTTGGACCCTCCTCAGCCTCCCAAGTGTATCACCATGCTCTATGTCTTCTCCGAGAC GCACTTTGACAGAGGCATCAATGACTGGCTGTGCAA GTATGTTTATGACTATATCGGTGGGGATCACGAACAAATCTTCAAGGAACTCCTTGCAACAACCTGCACATTTGCTGTCACCACCTTGTGGCTGGGCCCATGTGAGCTGGTTTACATCTGGTCATTTTTCAACTGCTTTGGTCTCAACTTTGAGCTGTGGGTGGCCAAGTTCTTCTCCTTCCCACCATTTTCTATCATGGAG AGAGGAATGGGTGAAGCCATGTCTCGCAGGATCAGGGGCGTGTTCAATGCCGCCAACTTCTGGGCCATCATCCTCTACAATGTCCTTTCCCTGAACAGTTTGGAGTTTGCCAAATTGGTTGGCAGAAGACTGATTTTCAAAG GATTCCCTCTGTCCACCGTGTCTGTGCTGCTTGTGACCTACTGTGGTGTGCAGCTGGTGAAGGAAAGGGAGCGACAACAGGCCCTGTTGGATGATCCGGAGCCAGTAAAGCCAGTGGATGGTGGCAAAGACAAGGAAGAATAA
- the hhatla gene encoding hedgehog acyltransferase like, a isoform X1 produces MGIKAALPRYELYLYSAVLAGALIWAGSWIFEASSENVNRKAFKESVKPGWYYFGRKMDVADFEWVMWFSTFRNHVLFALTGHVIFAKIFTLLAPKIGINGCKHRSLIFALYGGLAVLITMGWTFMALVLSHCIILYSVALVKKKWMCLAAGLGTLASIKLEPYNSWQETLVTGSFDLQDILFYGGCGFSIMRCMSFAFENCDRKEGNYTFSDLLRYNFYLPFFFFGPVMTFDCYHVQANNTQLIRKEREMWNITTKALLHLGVILVVDVFFHYLYILTIPSDMKLVTKLPDFCLAGLAYSNLVYDWVKAAVMFGVINTVATLDHLDPPQPPKCITMLYVFSETHFDRGINDWLCKYVYDYIGGDHEQIFKELLATTCTFAVTTLWLGPCELVYIWSFFNCFGLNFELWVAKFFSFPPFSIMERGMGEAMSRRIRGVFNAANFWAIILYNVLSLNSLEFAKLVGRRLIFKGFPLSTVSVLLVTYCGVQLVKERERQQALLDDPEPVKPVDGGKDKEE; encoded by the exons ATGGGGATCAAGGCTGCTCTCCCCAGATATGAGCTGTATCTCTACTCTGCGGTACTTGCAGGGGCATTGATATGGGCAGGCAGTTGGATATTTGAAGCTTCAAGTG AGAACGTAAATAGAAAGGCCTTCAAAGAAAGTGTGAAACCAGGATGGTATTACTTCGGCAGGAAAATG GATGTTGCAGACTTCGAGTGGGTGATGTGGTTCTCTACATTCCGCAATCATGTCCTTTTTGCTCTCACCGGTCATGTGATCTTTGCCAAGATATTTACCCTGTTAGCTCCGAAG ATTGGTATAAATGGATGTAAG CACAGATCCTTGATCTTTGCCTTGTATGGTGGTTTGGCAGTCCTGATCACAATGGGCTGGACCTTCATGGCTCTGGTTCTATCTCACTGCATCATACTATATAGCGTTGCTCTGGTGAAGAAGAAATGGATGTGCTTAGCCGCAGGTCTGGGCACGCTGGCCTCCATCAAGCTGGAGCCCTATAACTCCTGGCAG GAGACCTTGGTGACTGGTTCTTTCGACCTGCAAGACATCTTGTTCTACGGAGGCTGTGGCTTCAGCATCATGCGCTGTATGAGTTTTGCTTTTGAGAACTGTGACAGGAAGGAGGGCAATTACACTTTTTCTGACCTGCTGAGATACAACTTCTACCTCCCATTCTTCTTTTTTGGACCTGTGATGACTTTCGACTGCTATCATGTCCAG GCAAACAACACTCAGCTAATCCGCAAGGAGAGGGAGATGTGGAACATCACCACCAAGGCCTTGTTGCACCTGGGAGTTATTCTGGTGGTGGATGTCTTCTTCCACTATCTTTACATCTTGACAATACCCAGTGACATGAAACTGGTTACCAAGCTCCCTGACTTTTGTCTAG CTGGACTGGCGTATTCCAACTTAGTGTATGACTGGGTGAAAGCAGCTGTAATGTTTGGTGTCATCAACACTGTGGCTACACTCGACCACTTGGACCCTCCTCAGCCTCCCAAGTGTATCACCATGCTCTATGTCTTCTCCGAGAC GCACTTTGACAGAGGCATCAATGACTGGCTGTGCAA GTATGTTTATGACTATATCGGTGGGGATCACGAACAAATCTTCAAGGAACTCCTTGCAACAACCTGCACATTTGCTGTCACCACCTTGTGGCTGGGCCCATGTGAGCTGGTTTACATCTGGTCATTTTTCAACTGCTTTGGTCTCAACTTTGAGCTGTGGGTGGCCAAGTTCTTCTCCTTCCCACCATTTTCTATCATGGAG AGAGGAATGGGTGAAGCCATGTCTCGCAGGATCAGGGGCGTGTTCAATGCCGCCAACTTCTGGGCCATCATCCTCTACAATGTCCTTTCCCTGAACAGTTTGGAGTTTGCCAAATTGGTTGGCAGAAGACTGATTTTCAAAG GATTCCCTCTGTCCACCGTGTCTGTGCTGCTTGTGACCTACTGTGGTGTGCAGCTGGTGAAGGAAAGGGAGCGACAACAGGCCCTGTTGGATGATCCGGAGCCAGTAAAGCCAGTGGATGGTGGCAAAGACAAGGAAGAATAA